A DNA window from Melospiza georgiana isolate bMelGeo1 chromosome 22, bMelGeo1.pri, whole genome shotgun sequence contains the following coding sequences:
- the LOC131092615 gene encoding cyclin-dependent kinase 11B isoform X2 — MGDEKDSWKVKTLDEILQEKKRRKEQEEKAEIKRMKNSDDRDSKRDSLEEGELRDHRMEITIRNSPYRREDSMEDRGEEDDSLAIKPPQQMSRKEKTHHRKDEKRKEKRRHRSHSAEGKHARVKEKEREHERRKRHREEQDKARREWERQKRREMAREHSRRERDRLEQLERERERKIREQQKEQREQKERERRAEERRKEREARREVSAHHRTVREEYGDKVKMRPWSRSPLRQQRDKLEQGESRKPVKEEKPEERDPLSDLQDISDSERKTSSAESSSESGSGSEEEEEESSSEGSEEEGEEEEEEEEETGSNSEEVSEQSAEEVSEEEMSEEEERENGNHIPVVPESRFDRDSAGSEVEEEEVGEGSPHSNAMTEGEYIPDSPASSPIELKQELPKYLPALQGCRSVEEFQCLNRIEEGTYGVVYRAKDKKTDEIVALKRLKMEKEKEGFPITSLREINTILKAQHLNIVTVREIVVGSNMDKIYIVMNYVEHDLKSLMETMKQPFLPGEVKTLMIQLLRGVKHLHDNWILHRDLKTSNLLLSHSGILKVGDFGLAREYGSPLKPYTPVVVTLWYRAPELLLGAKEYSTAIDMWSVGCIFGELLTQKPLFPGKSEIDQINKVFKDLGTPSEKIWPGYNELPAVKKMTFTEYPYNNLRKRFGALLSDQGFDLMNNFLTYYPARRITAEDGLKHEYFRETPLPIDPSMFPTWPAKSEQQRVKRGTSPRPPEGGLGYSQLGDDDLKDTGFHLTTTNQGASAAGPGFSLKF, encoded by the exons ATGGGTGATGAAAAGGATTCTTGGAAGGTGAAGACTTTAGATGAGATTCTCCAGGAGAAGAAACGAAGGAAGGAGcaagaggagaaggcagagatcAAACGTATGAAAAAT TCAGATGACAGGGATTCCAAGAGGGATTCTCTTGAGGAGGGGGAGCTGAGAGACCATCGCATGGAAATCACCATCAGGAACTCACCCTACAGGAGGGAAGACTCCATGGAAGACAG GGGAGAAGAAGATGATTCCTTGGCCATCAAACCCCCCCAGCAAATGTCCAGGAAAGAGAAAACCCATCACAGGAAGgatgagaagaggaaagagaaacGCAGGCACAGGAGCCACTCTGCAGAAG GGAAACACGCCAGAGTGAAGGAGAAGGAACGGGAGCACGAGCGTAGGAAGAGacacagagaggagcaggacaaAGCCCGGCGGGAATGGGAGAGACAGAAACGGAGAGAGATGGCAAGGGAACATTCCAGAAGGGAGAG agatCGTTTGGAGCAActggagagagaaagggaaaggaaaatccgggagcagcagaaggagcagcgAGAgcaaaaggagagggagaggagagctgaggagaggaggaaggagagggaagcCAGGAGAGAAG TTTCTGCACACCATAGAACAGTGAGGGAAGAATATGGAGACAAAGTAAAAATGAGACCCTGGAGTCGCAGCCCCTTGCGCCAGCAGAGAGACAAGCTTGAGCAAGGAGAGAGCAGGAAACCAG TAAAAGAAGAGAAACCAGAAGAGAGGGATCCTCTGTCAGACTTGCAGGACATCAGTGACAGTGAGAGAAAAACCAGCTCAGCAGAGTCTTCCTCAG AATCTGGATCAGGctcagaagaggaggaggaagagtcCAGCAGTGAAGGCtctgaggaggagggagaggaagaggaggaggaggaggaggagacaggaAGCAATTCTGAGGAGGTGTCTGAGCAATCAGCAG AGGAGGTGAGCGAGGAGGAAATGAGTGAAGAGGAGGAACGGGAGAATGGAAACCACATCCCAGTTG TTCCAGAGTCGAGGTTTGACCGGGATTCTGCAGGGAgtgaggtggaggaggaggaggtgggggaAGGCTCCCCTCACTCCAATGCCATGACAGAAGGGGAGTACATTCCTGACTCTCCAGCTTCCTCCCCCATCGAGCTGAAACAGGAGCTTCCCAAATATCTTCCTGCCCTGCAG GGATGTCGCAGCGTGGAGGAATTCCAGTGTTTGAACAGGATTGAGGAGGGAACCTATGGAGTGGTGTACAGGGCAAAGGACAAAAAGACTG ATGAAATCGTGGCTCTgaagagactgaaaatggaaaaggagaaggaaggttTCCCCATTACTTCTCTGagagaaataaatacaattcTGAAAGCTCAGCACCTGAATATTGTCACTGTCAGA GAGATTGTTGTGGGCAGCAACATGGATAAAATCTATATTGTGATGAATTATGTGGAGCACGACCTCAAGAGCCTGATGGAAACCATGaaacagcctttcctgccag GAGAAGTGAAGACTTTGATGATTCAGTTACTACGAGGGGTCAAACACCTCCACGACAACTGGATCCTTCACAGAGACTTGAAAACTTCCAACCTGCTGCTCAGTCATTCAGGCATTTTAAAA GTTGGAGATTTTGGCTTGGCCAGGGAATATGGGTCCCCCCTGAAGCCCTACACCCCTGTGGTGGTGACCCTGTGGTACagagctcctgagctgctgctgggagccaag gAATATTCCACAGCCATAGACATGTGGTCAGTGGGGTGCATTTTTGGGGAGCTGCTGACACAGAAGCCGCTGTTCCCAGGGAAGTCAGAGATCGACCAGATTAACAAAGTTTTTAag GATCTGGGCACTCCCAGTGAAAAGATCTGGCCAGGTTACAACGAGCTGCCAGCAGTGAAGAAAATGACCTTCACAGAGTATCCCTACAACAACCTGCGCAAGAGATTCGGGGCTCTGCTCTCCGACCAGGGCTTCGACCTCATGAACAA TTTCCTGACGTACTACCCGGCGCGGCGCATCACGGCCGAGGACGGGCTGAAGCACGAGTACTTCAGGGAGACCCCGCTGCCCATCGACCCCTCCATGTTCCCCACCTGGCCAGCCAAGAGCGAGCAGCAGAGGGTCAAGAGGGGCACCAGCCCCCGGCCCCCCGAGGGAGGGCTGGGCTACAGCCAGCTG GGTGATGATGACCTGAAGGACACAGGTTTCCATCTGACCACCACAAACCAAGGAGCATCTGCTGCAGGACCTGGCTTCAGCCTCAAGTTTTGA
- the LOC131092615 gene encoding cyclin-dependent kinase 11B isoform X4, giving the protein MGDEKDSWKVKTLDEILQEKKRRKEQEEKAEIKRMKNSDDRDSKRDSLEEGELRDHRMEITIRNSPYRREDSMEDRGEEDDSLAIKPPQQMSRKEKTHHRKDEKRKEKRRHRSHSAEGKHARVKEKEREHERRKRHREEQDKARREWERQKRREMAREHSRRERDRLEQLERERERKIREQQKEQREQKERERRAEERRKEREARREVSAHHRTVREEYGDKVKMRPWSRSPLRQQRDKLEQGESRKPVKEEKPEERDPLSDLQDISDSERKTSSAESSSESGSGSEEEEEESSSEGSEEEGEEEEEEEEETGSNSEEVSEQSAEEVSEEEMSEEEERENGNHIPVESRFDRDSAGSEVEEEEVGEGSPHSNAMTEGEYIPDSPASSPIELKQELPKYLPALQGCRSVEEFQCLNRIEEGTYGVVYRAKDKKTDEIVALKRLKMEKEKEGFPITSLREINTILKAQHLNIVTVREIVVGSNMDKIYIVMNYVEHDLKSLMETMKQPFLPGEVKTLMIQLLRGVKHLHDNWILHRDLKTSNLLLSHSGILKVGDFGLAREYGSPLKPYTPVVVTLWYRAPELLLGAKEYSTAIDMWSVGCIFGELLTQKPLFPGKSEIDQINKVFKDLGTPSEKIWPGYNELPAVKKMTFTEYPYNNLRKRFGALLSDQGFDLMNNFLTYYPARRITAEDGLKHEYFRETPLPIDPSMFPTWPAKSEQQRVKRGTSPRPPEGGLGYSQLGDDDLKDTGFHLTTTNQGASAAGPGFSLKF; this is encoded by the exons ATGGGTGATGAAAAGGATTCTTGGAAGGTGAAGACTTTAGATGAGATTCTCCAGGAGAAGAAACGAAGGAAGGAGcaagaggagaaggcagagatcAAACGTATGAAAAAT TCAGATGACAGGGATTCCAAGAGGGATTCTCTTGAGGAGGGGGAGCTGAGAGACCATCGCATGGAAATCACCATCAGGAACTCACCCTACAGGAGGGAAGACTCCATGGAAGACAG GGGAGAAGAAGATGATTCCTTGGCCATCAAACCCCCCCAGCAAATGTCCAGGAAAGAGAAAACCCATCACAGGAAGgatgagaagaggaaagagaaacGCAGGCACAGGAGCCACTCTGCAGAAG GGAAACACGCCAGAGTGAAGGAGAAGGAACGGGAGCACGAGCGTAGGAAGAGacacagagaggagcaggacaaAGCCCGGCGGGAATGGGAGAGACAGAAACGGAGAGAGATGGCAAGGGAACATTCCAGAAGGGAGAG agatCGTTTGGAGCAActggagagagaaagggaaaggaaaatccgggagcagcagaaggagcagcgAGAgcaaaaggagagggagaggagagctgaggagaggaggaaggagagggaagcCAGGAGAGAAG TTTCTGCACACCATAGAACAGTGAGGGAAGAATATGGAGACAAAGTAAAAATGAGACCCTGGAGTCGCAGCCCCTTGCGCCAGCAGAGAGACAAGCTTGAGCAAGGAGAGAGCAGGAAACCAG TAAAAGAAGAGAAACCAGAAGAGAGGGATCCTCTGTCAGACTTGCAGGACATCAGTGACAGTGAGAGAAAAACCAGCTCAGCAGAGTCTTCCTCAG AATCTGGATCAGGctcagaagaggaggaggaagagtcCAGCAGTGAAGGCtctgaggaggagggagaggaagaggaggaggaggaggaggagacaggaAGCAATTCTGAGGAGGTGTCTGAGCAATCAGCAG AGGAGGTGAGCGAGGAGGAAATGAGTGAAGAGGAGGAACGGGAGAATGGAAACCACATCCCAGTTG AGTCGAGGTTTGACCGGGATTCTGCAGGGAgtgaggtggaggaggaggaggtgggggaAGGCTCCCCTCACTCCAATGCCATGACAGAAGGGGAGTACATTCCTGACTCTCCAGCTTCCTCCCCCATCGAGCTGAAACAGGAGCTTCCCAAATATCTTCCTGCCCTGCAG GGATGTCGCAGCGTGGAGGAATTCCAGTGTTTGAACAGGATTGAGGAGGGAACCTATGGAGTGGTGTACAGGGCAAAGGACAAAAAGACTG ATGAAATCGTGGCTCTgaagagactgaaaatggaaaaggagaaggaaggttTCCCCATTACTTCTCTGagagaaataaatacaattcTGAAAGCTCAGCACCTGAATATTGTCACTGTCAGA GAGATTGTTGTGGGCAGCAACATGGATAAAATCTATATTGTGATGAATTATGTGGAGCACGACCTCAAGAGCCTGATGGAAACCATGaaacagcctttcctgccag GAGAAGTGAAGACTTTGATGATTCAGTTACTACGAGGGGTCAAACACCTCCACGACAACTGGATCCTTCACAGAGACTTGAAAACTTCCAACCTGCTGCTCAGTCATTCAGGCATTTTAAAA GTTGGAGATTTTGGCTTGGCCAGGGAATATGGGTCCCCCCTGAAGCCCTACACCCCTGTGGTGGTGACCCTGTGGTACagagctcctgagctgctgctgggagccaag gAATATTCCACAGCCATAGACATGTGGTCAGTGGGGTGCATTTTTGGGGAGCTGCTGACACAGAAGCCGCTGTTCCCAGGGAAGTCAGAGATCGACCAGATTAACAAAGTTTTTAag GATCTGGGCACTCCCAGTGAAAAGATCTGGCCAGGTTACAACGAGCTGCCAGCAGTGAAGAAAATGACCTTCACAGAGTATCCCTACAACAACCTGCGCAAGAGATTCGGGGCTCTGCTCTCCGACCAGGGCTTCGACCTCATGAACAA TTTCCTGACGTACTACCCGGCGCGGCGCATCACGGCCGAGGACGGGCTGAAGCACGAGTACTTCAGGGAGACCCCGCTGCCCATCGACCCCTCCATGTTCCCCACCTGGCCAGCCAAGAGCGAGCAGCAGAGGGTCAAGAGGGGCACCAGCCCCCGGCCCCCCGAGGGAGGGCTGGGCTACAGCCAGCTG GGTGATGATGACCTGAAGGACACAGGTTTCCATCTGACCACCACAAACCAAGGAGCATCTGCTGCAGGACCTGGCTTCAGCCTCAAGTTTTGA
- the LOC131092615 gene encoding cyclin-dependent kinase 11B isoform X6 — translation MGDEKDSWKVKTLDEILQEKKRRKEQEEKAEIKRMKNSDDRDSKRDSLEEGELRDHRMEITIRNSPYRREDSMEDRGEEDDSLAIKPPQQMSRKEKTHHRKDEKRKEKRRHRSHSAEGKHARVKEKEREHERRKRHREEQDKARREWERQKRREMAREHSRRERDRLEQLERERERKIREQQKEQREQKERERRAEERRKEREARREVKEEKPEERDPLSDLQDISDSERKTSSAESSSESGSGSEEEEEESSSEGSEEEGEEEEEEEEETGSNSEEVSEQSAEEVSEEEMSEEEERENGNHIPVVPESRFDRDSAGSEVEEEEVGEGSPHSNAMTEGEYIPDSPASSPIELKQELPKYLPALQGCRSVEEFQCLNRIEEGTYGVVYRAKDKKTDEIVALKRLKMEKEKEGFPITSLREINTILKAQHLNIVTVREIVVGSNMDKIYIVMNYVEHDLKSLMETMKQPFLPGEVKTLMIQLLRGVKHLHDNWILHRDLKTSNLLLSHSGILKVGDFGLAREYGSPLKPYTPVVVTLWYRAPELLLGAKEYSTAIDMWSVGCIFGELLTQKPLFPGKSEIDQINKVFKDLGTPSEKIWPGYNELPAVKKMTFTEYPYNNLRKRFGALLSDQGFDLMNNFLTYYPARRITAEDGLKHEYFRETPLPIDPSMFPTWPAKSEQQRVKRGTSPRPPEGGLGYSQLGDDDLKDTGFHLTTTNQGASAAGPGFSLKF, via the exons ATGGGTGATGAAAAGGATTCTTGGAAGGTGAAGACTTTAGATGAGATTCTCCAGGAGAAGAAACGAAGGAAGGAGcaagaggagaaggcagagatcAAACGTATGAAAAAT TCAGATGACAGGGATTCCAAGAGGGATTCTCTTGAGGAGGGGGAGCTGAGAGACCATCGCATGGAAATCACCATCAGGAACTCACCCTACAGGAGGGAAGACTCCATGGAAGACAG GGGAGAAGAAGATGATTCCTTGGCCATCAAACCCCCCCAGCAAATGTCCAGGAAAGAGAAAACCCATCACAGGAAGgatgagaagaggaaagagaaacGCAGGCACAGGAGCCACTCTGCAGAAG GGAAACACGCCAGAGTGAAGGAGAAGGAACGGGAGCACGAGCGTAGGAAGAGacacagagaggagcaggacaaAGCCCGGCGGGAATGGGAGAGACAGAAACGGAGAGAGATGGCAAGGGAACATTCCAGAAGGGAGAG agatCGTTTGGAGCAActggagagagaaagggaaaggaaaatccgggagcagcagaaggagcagcgAGAgcaaaaggagagggagaggagagctgaggagaggaggaaggagagggaagcCAGGAGAGAAG TAAAAGAAGAGAAACCAGAAGAGAGGGATCCTCTGTCAGACTTGCAGGACATCAGTGACAGTGAGAGAAAAACCAGCTCAGCAGAGTCTTCCTCAG AATCTGGATCAGGctcagaagaggaggaggaagagtcCAGCAGTGAAGGCtctgaggaggagggagaggaagaggaggaggaggaggaggagacaggaAGCAATTCTGAGGAGGTGTCTGAGCAATCAGCAG AGGAGGTGAGCGAGGAGGAAATGAGTGAAGAGGAGGAACGGGAGAATGGAAACCACATCCCAGTTG TTCCAGAGTCGAGGTTTGACCGGGATTCTGCAGGGAgtgaggtggaggaggaggaggtgggggaAGGCTCCCCTCACTCCAATGCCATGACAGAAGGGGAGTACATTCCTGACTCTCCAGCTTCCTCCCCCATCGAGCTGAAACAGGAGCTTCCCAAATATCTTCCTGCCCTGCAG GGATGTCGCAGCGTGGAGGAATTCCAGTGTTTGAACAGGATTGAGGAGGGAACCTATGGAGTGGTGTACAGGGCAAAGGACAAAAAGACTG ATGAAATCGTGGCTCTgaagagactgaaaatggaaaaggagaaggaaggttTCCCCATTACTTCTCTGagagaaataaatacaattcTGAAAGCTCAGCACCTGAATATTGTCACTGTCAGA GAGATTGTTGTGGGCAGCAACATGGATAAAATCTATATTGTGATGAATTATGTGGAGCACGACCTCAAGAGCCTGATGGAAACCATGaaacagcctttcctgccag GAGAAGTGAAGACTTTGATGATTCAGTTACTACGAGGGGTCAAACACCTCCACGACAACTGGATCCTTCACAGAGACTTGAAAACTTCCAACCTGCTGCTCAGTCATTCAGGCATTTTAAAA GTTGGAGATTTTGGCTTGGCCAGGGAATATGGGTCCCCCCTGAAGCCCTACACCCCTGTGGTGGTGACCCTGTGGTACagagctcctgagctgctgctgggagccaag gAATATTCCACAGCCATAGACATGTGGTCAGTGGGGTGCATTTTTGGGGAGCTGCTGACACAGAAGCCGCTGTTCCCAGGGAAGTCAGAGATCGACCAGATTAACAAAGTTTTTAag GATCTGGGCACTCCCAGTGAAAAGATCTGGCCAGGTTACAACGAGCTGCCAGCAGTGAAGAAAATGACCTTCACAGAGTATCCCTACAACAACCTGCGCAAGAGATTCGGGGCTCTGCTCTCCGACCAGGGCTTCGACCTCATGAACAA TTTCCTGACGTACTACCCGGCGCGGCGCATCACGGCCGAGGACGGGCTGAAGCACGAGTACTTCAGGGAGACCCCGCTGCCCATCGACCCCTCCATGTTCCCCACCTGGCCAGCCAAGAGCGAGCAGCAGAGGGTCAAGAGGGGCACCAGCCCCCGGCCCCCCGAGGGAGGGCTGGGCTACAGCCAGCTG GGTGATGATGACCTGAAGGACACAGGTTTCCATCTGACCACCACAAACCAAGGAGCATCTGCTGCAGGACCTGGCTTCAGCCTCAAGTTTTGA
- the LOC131092615 gene encoding cyclin-dependent kinase 11B isoform X7, translated as MGDEKDSWKVKTLDEILQEKKRRKEQEEKAEIKRMKNSDDRDSKRDSLEEGELRDHRMEITIRNSPYRREDSMEDRGEEDDSLAIKPPQQMSRKEKTHHRKDEKRKEKRRHRSHSAEGKHARVKEKEREHERRKRHREEQDKARREWERQKRREMAREHSRRERDRLEQLERERERKIREQQKEQREQKERERRAEERRKEREARREVKEEKPEERDPLSDLQDISDSERKTSSAESSSESGSGSEEEEEESSSEGSEEEGEEEEEEEEETGSNSEEVSEQSAEEVSEEEMSEEEERENGNHIPVESRFDRDSAGSEVEEEEVGEGSPHSNAMTEGEYIPDSPASSPIELKQELPKYLPALQGCRSVEEFQCLNRIEEGTYGVVYRAKDKKTDEIVALKRLKMEKEKEGFPITSLREINTILKAQHLNIVTVREIVVGSNMDKIYIVMNYVEHDLKSLMETMKQPFLPGEVKTLMIQLLRGVKHLHDNWILHRDLKTSNLLLSHSGILKVGDFGLAREYGSPLKPYTPVVVTLWYRAPELLLGAKEYSTAIDMWSVGCIFGELLTQKPLFPGKSEIDQINKVFKDLGTPSEKIWPGYNELPAVKKMTFTEYPYNNLRKRFGALLSDQGFDLMNNFLTYYPARRITAEDGLKHEYFRETPLPIDPSMFPTWPAKSEQQRVKRGTSPRPPEGGLGYSQLGDDDLKDTGFHLTTTNQGASAAGPGFSLKF; from the exons ATGGGTGATGAAAAGGATTCTTGGAAGGTGAAGACTTTAGATGAGATTCTCCAGGAGAAGAAACGAAGGAAGGAGcaagaggagaaggcagagatcAAACGTATGAAAAAT TCAGATGACAGGGATTCCAAGAGGGATTCTCTTGAGGAGGGGGAGCTGAGAGACCATCGCATGGAAATCACCATCAGGAACTCACCCTACAGGAGGGAAGACTCCATGGAAGACAG GGGAGAAGAAGATGATTCCTTGGCCATCAAACCCCCCCAGCAAATGTCCAGGAAAGAGAAAACCCATCACAGGAAGgatgagaagaggaaagagaaacGCAGGCACAGGAGCCACTCTGCAGAAG GGAAACACGCCAGAGTGAAGGAGAAGGAACGGGAGCACGAGCGTAGGAAGAGacacagagaggagcaggacaaAGCCCGGCGGGAATGGGAGAGACAGAAACGGAGAGAGATGGCAAGGGAACATTCCAGAAGGGAGAG agatCGTTTGGAGCAActggagagagaaagggaaaggaaaatccgggagcagcagaaggagcagcgAGAgcaaaaggagagggagaggagagctgaggagaggaggaaggagagggaagcCAGGAGAGAAG TAAAAGAAGAGAAACCAGAAGAGAGGGATCCTCTGTCAGACTTGCAGGACATCAGTGACAGTGAGAGAAAAACCAGCTCAGCAGAGTCTTCCTCAG AATCTGGATCAGGctcagaagaggaggaggaagagtcCAGCAGTGAAGGCtctgaggaggagggagaggaagaggaggaggaggaggaggagacaggaAGCAATTCTGAGGAGGTGTCTGAGCAATCAGCAG AGGAGGTGAGCGAGGAGGAAATGAGTGAAGAGGAGGAACGGGAGAATGGAAACCACATCCCAGTTG AGTCGAGGTTTGACCGGGATTCTGCAGGGAgtgaggtggaggaggaggaggtgggggaAGGCTCCCCTCACTCCAATGCCATGACAGAAGGGGAGTACATTCCTGACTCTCCAGCTTCCTCCCCCATCGAGCTGAAACAGGAGCTTCCCAAATATCTTCCTGCCCTGCAG GGATGTCGCAGCGTGGAGGAATTCCAGTGTTTGAACAGGATTGAGGAGGGAACCTATGGAGTGGTGTACAGGGCAAAGGACAAAAAGACTG ATGAAATCGTGGCTCTgaagagactgaaaatggaaaaggagaaggaaggttTCCCCATTACTTCTCTGagagaaataaatacaattcTGAAAGCTCAGCACCTGAATATTGTCACTGTCAGA GAGATTGTTGTGGGCAGCAACATGGATAAAATCTATATTGTGATGAATTATGTGGAGCACGACCTCAAGAGCCTGATGGAAACCATGaaacagcctttcctgccag GAGAAGTGAAGACTTTGATGATTCAGTTACTACGAGGGGTCAAACACCTCCACGACAACTGGATCCTTCACAGAGACTTGAAAACTTCCAACCTGCTGCTCAGTCATTCAGGCATTTTAAAA GTTGGAGATTTTGGCTTGGCCAGGGAATATGGGTCCCCCCTGAAGCCCTACACCCCTGTGGTGGTGACCCTGTGGTACagagctcctgagctgctgctgggagccaag gAATATTCCACAGCCATAGACATGTGGTCAGTGGGGTGCATTTTTGGGGAGCTGCTGACACAGAAGCCGCTGTTCCCAGGGAAGTCAGAGATCGACCAGATTAACAAAGTTTTTAag GATCTGGGCACTCCCAGTGAAAAGATCTGGCCAGGTTACAACGAGCTGCCAGCAGTGAAGAAAATGACCTTCACAGAGTATCCCTACAACAACCTGCGCAAGAGATTCGGGGCTCTGCTCTCCGACCAGGGCTTCGACCTCATGAACAA TTTCCTGACGTACTACCCGGCGCGGCGCATCACGGCCGAGGACGGGCTGAAGCACGAGTACTTCAGGGAGACCCCGCTGCCCATCGACCCCTCCATGTTCCCCACCTGGCCAGCCAAGAGCGAGCAGCAGAGGGTCAAGAGGGGCACCAGCCCCCGGCCCCCCGAGGGAGGGCTGGGCTACAGCCAGCTG GGTGATGATGACCTGAAGGACACAGGTTTCCATCTGACCACCACAAACCAAGGAGCATCTGCTGCAGGACCTGGCTTCAGCCTCAAGTTTTGA